In Fragaria vesca subsp. vesca unplaced genomic scaffold, FraVesHawaii_1.0 scf0513160_u, whole genome shotgun sequence, a single window of DNA contains:
- the LOC101298284 gene encoding 4-coumarate--CoA ligase-like 9-like, which yields MADQKTIDPNSGFCSQTKTFHSLRPKAPLPSETIPLSITHYIFSHLQASPPPPSTPALLDPSTRRHVLYPDFTRRVKTLAAALHSQLNLSYGHTAFVISPNSLHLPVLFFSLFSLGVTVSPSNPASTTPEISRQIHLSRPVVAFATSAAAHNLPKTLRVVLLDSLEFESMTMTSSSPPLELPRVRFQQSHTAAILYSSGTTGAVKGVELTHRNWISMLASAYAVRNNPTAAPPVMLCAVPFFHVYGFGVCMRVLGFGETLAVIPGRFELRATLRAVEEFRISHVAWAPPVLVAVVKLGSEIEGYDLSSLQVVASGGAPLAKSVIDKLKKRLPNVQVAQGFGLTETTGRVFGTVGPNETRVEGATGKLMSNFEAKIVDPETGIALPPLMTGELWVRGPFVMKGYIGDEAATAATLDTEGWFKTGDLCYIDNEGYLFFVDRIKELIKYKGYQVAPAELEHLLLSHPDIVDAAVVPYPDEESGQVPMAFVVRRLGSSVDESQVMDYIAKQVAPYKKIRRVAFINEVPKSAQGKLLRKELIKLALSKL from the exons ATGGCTGATCAGAAAACCATTGATCCCAACAGCGGCTTCTGCTCACAGACCAAAACATTCCACAGTCTCAGACCTAAAGCCCCTCTCCCCTCCGAGACGATCCCGCTTTCCATCACTCACTACATTTTCTCCCACCTCCAAGCCTCCCCTCCTCCGCCATCTACCCCGGCTCTCCTAGACCCGTCCACGCGCCGCCACGTTCTCTACCCCGACTTCACGCGCCGCGTCAAAACCCTAGCCGCAGCGCTACACTCGCAGCTTAACCTCTCCTATGGCCACACCGCCTTCGTCATCTCCCCCAATTCCCTCCACCTCCccgtcctcttcttctctctcttctccctcggCGTAACCGTCTCCCCGTCAAACCCGGCCAGCACCACTCCCGAGATTTCCCGCCAAATCCACCTCAGCAGACCCGTCGTCGCTTTCGccacctccgccgccgcccacaacctccccaaaaccCTCCGCGTCGTACTCCTCGACTCCCTGGAATTCGAGTCCATGACGATGACGTCATCATCCCCTCCGCTGGAGCTTCCACGTGTCCGCTTCCAGCAGTCCCACACCGCCGCGATCCTATACTCGTCCGGGACCACCGGGGCGGTCAAAGGCGTGGAGTTGACTCACCGTAACTGGATTTCCATGCTGGCGTCGGCGTACGCCGTTCGGAATAATCCGACTGCGGCTCCACCTGTCATGCTCTGCGCCGTGCCGTTCTTCCACGTGTACGGCTTCGGCGTCTGCATGAGGGTGTTGGGGTTCGGCGAGACGCTGGCGGTTATTCCGGGGAGGTTTGAACTGAGAGCGACGCTGAGGGCCGTCGAGGAGTTCAGGATCAGCCACGTGGCGTGGGCCCCGCCGGTGTTGGTGGCGGTGGTGAAGCTTGGGAGCGAGATCGAGGGGTACGATCTGAGCTCGCTGCAGGTCGTCGCTAGCGGCGGCGCTCCGCTTGCCAAGAGTGTGATTGATAAGCTCAAGAAACGCCTTCCTAACGTCCAAGTCGCACAG GGATTTGGGCTGACAGAGACAACGGGTCGGGTATTTGGTACAGTAGGCCCAAATGAGACTCGAGTAGAAGGAGCAACAGGAAAGCTAATGTCAAATTTTGAAGCCAAGATCGTTGACCCAGAGACCGGCATTGCCTTGCCTCCTCTGATGACCGGTGAGCTTTGGGTTAGAGGACCATTTGTAATGAAAG GTTATATTGGTGATGAAGCAGCAACTGCTGCAACTTTGGACACTGAAGGATGGTTTAAAACTGGAGACCTTTGCTATATCGACAATGAAGGTTACCTATTTTTCGTTGATCGGATCAAGGAACTGATCAAGTACAAAGGCTACCAG GTTGCCCCGGCAGAGTTGGAGCATCTGCTTCTATCCCATCCTGATATTGTTGATGCAGCTGTGGTTCC GTATCCTGATGAGGAATCTGGTCAAGTACCGATGGCTTTTGTGGTGAGGCGACTAGGAAGTAGTGTTGATGAATCACAGGTGATGGATTATATTGCGAA
- the LOC101297985 gene encoding uncharacterized protein LOC101297985, with protein MADPHTKTEDLPPLHPNTTTTPLLDSNHTHHPEEQGLEIKDTQLDQTLQKLEAFLTLLGFNQTCIFSCILSWFAFVIIGVLLPVLVLVIFNCSDCDKFQIEGFELVIVGSQACLAAVSLLCLSHNLRKYGIRRFLFVDRYTGHMVRFRNDYINQIKGSFRLLLWWSLPCLLLKTIREVVRMLYVHHDSWWLSVSILLALVLSWTYASTITLTASILFHLVCNLQVIHFEDYGRLLERESDVLVFMEEHIRLRYHLSKISHRFRIFLLLQFLVVTSSQFVTLFEVTGYSGKITFINGGDFAVSTIVQVVGIIISLHAATRISHRAQALASLASRWHALVTSSSNDSSHNRNSNSTGNLEAANTINSLHLSYSESDLESCDYYVSMPTNTQLASYMSSYHRRQAFVMYLQTNAGGITIFGWTVDRALLNTIFFIELSLITFVLGKTIVFSST; from the exons ATGGCTGACCCTcatactaaaacagaggacCTCCCACCACTCCAccccaacaccaccaccacccctcTTCTCGATTCCAACCATACCCACCACCCAGAAGAACAAGGCCTCGAAATCAAAGATACCCAGTTGGATCAAACCCTTCAAAAGCTTGAAGCTTTCCTCACTCTGTTGGGTTTCAACCAAACTTGTATTTTCAGCTGTATACTATCTTGGTTTGCTTTTGTGATCATCGGAGTATTGCTTCCGGTGCTTGTTCTTGTGATTTTCAACTGTTCTGATTGCGATAAGTTCCAGATTGAGGGGTTTGAGCTTGTTATTGTGGGCTCTCAGGCTTGTTTGGCTGCTGTGTCTTTGCTTTGTTTATCTCACAATCTTCGCAAGTATGGCATTCGGAGATTCTTGTTTGTTGATCGGTATACTGGCCATATGGTTCGGTTTCGAAACGATTACATAAATCAGATTAAG GGTTCTTTTCGGTTGCTACTTTGGTGGTCACTGCCATGTTTGCTGTTGAAGACTATACGTGAAGTGGTCCGCATGCTATATGTCCATCATGATTCATGGTGGCTCTcagtttctattttattagCTTTGGTTCTATCATGGACATACGCGAGTACAATCACCCTCACAGCCAGCATTTTGTTTCACTTGGTCTGCAATTTGCAAGTAATCCACTTCGAGGATTATGGGAGGCTCTTGGAAAGGGAATCTGATGTTTTGGTATTTATGGAGGAGCACATTCGGCTTCGGTATCACCTCTCTAAGATAAGCCACAGGTTTCGGATCTTCCTACTTCTGCAGTTTTTGGTTGTCACATCAAGCCAGTTTGTGACTCTATTTGAGGTCACTGGATATAGTGGAAAGATCACATTCATTAATGGTGGTGATTTTGCT GTCTCCACAATTGTTCAGGTAGTCGGGATTATTATTTCTCTACACGCAGCAACCAGAATTTCTCACAGAGCCCAGGCCTTAGCATCACTTGCCAGTAGATGGCACGCACTAGTAACATCCAGTTCTAATGATTCATCTCACAACAGAAATTCAAACAGTACGGGGAACCTTGAGGCTGCCAACACAATTAACTCGCTGCATCTAAGTTACTCTGAGAGTGATTTGGAGTCGTGTGATTATTATGTTTCAATGCCTACAAATACACAGCTGGCTTCATATATGTCCTCATATCACAGGAGGCAAGCTTTTG TAATGTATTTGCAAACTAATGCTGGAGGGATCACAATATTTGGGTGGACAGTTGATAGAGCCCTCCTCAACACAATCTTCTTCATCGAACTATCTCTGATTACCTTTGTGCTTGGTAAAACAATAGTTTTCTCATCGACTTAA